GGCGAAGGCCGTCTGCTTCGGCGAGGCGCTGAAGCCCGGCTTCAAGGACTACGCCGCGCGCGTGGTGGCGAACGCGCAGGTGCTCGCGCGCACGCTTCTCGACCGCGGCTACACGCTCGTCTCCGGCGGCACGGACAATCACCTGCTGCTGATCAACTTCCGCGGCATGGCGATCACCGGCCAGGACGCGGAGTCGGCGCTGGAGCGCGCGGGCATCACCGTCAACAAGAACACGGTGCCCTTCGAGGAGCGCAGTCCCTTCGTCACCAGCGGGGTTCGCGTCGGCAGCGCCGCGCTGACCACGCGCGGCCTCGGCGAGGCGGAGTTCCGCGAGGTGGGCGGTCTGATCGCCGACGTGCTGGACGCGCAGGGCGCGTCCGACGCCGCGCGCGAGGACCGCGAGCGCCGGGCGAAGGCGCGCACGCGGGAGCTGGCGGCCAGCTTCCCGCTCTACGCGGCGGGCAGCCGCGCCGTCTGGTAGCCACGGGGCGTCGCCGCGAGGCGTGACGTCCGCGCCGGGAGGATATCGGTGAAGTGCCCCTTCTGCTCGCACAAGGAAGACCGCGTCGTGGACTCGCGGAGCACCCGCGACGATGAGGCCGTGCGCCGCCGCCGCGAGTGCCTGGGCTGCGGCGCGCGCTACACCACCTACGAGTACGTGGAGCGCAGTCCCGTCACCGTGGTCAAGGCCGACGGCCGCCGCGTGTCCTTCGACCGCGAGAAGATCCTCCACGGCCTGCTGCGGGCCTGCGAGAAGCGGCCGGTGTCGCGCGAATCGCTCGAGCAGCTGGTGGAGGACGTCGAGCGCGACGTGGTCTACGCCAGCCTCGGCGGCGAGCTGACCTCGCAGGCCATCGGCGAGGCCGTGATGGAGCGCCTGGCGGCCCTGGACGAGGTGGCCTACGTGCGCTTCGCGTCCGTCTACCGGCGTTTCGCCGATCTCAGCCACTTCTCCGCCGAGCTCAACCGGCTTCTCGATCAACGTGACCAGGAGGGAAAACGATGATCCGCGCGCGCCTGTCCCCGCTTCCGTACCTGGCGCTCGTCGCCCTGCTCGCGCTCGCTCCGCTCGGCTGCGGCGGCGGCGCGGGGGGCGGCGTGGCGATGCAGACGGCCGCCACCGGCGAGGTGCTCAGCTTCGCATTCACGCCAGTGGAACCGATGCGCTTCAGCGTCGACTTCAGCAGCGAGTCCGAGTTCCACGGCACGGCCTACATCGCCAGCATCCGCTACAGCTGGAGCGCGCGCGACTGGAAGCAGGAGGGCGAGGCCTGGACCTGTGACGTCACCTTCAGCGACATCAAGGCGGCCATGCGCAGCGGCAGCGGCATCGGCATGGAGCCGATCGAGGGCTTCGACCAGCTCGAGGGCTTCACCACGCGCTACCGCAAGGACGGCAAGGGCTTCGAGCCCGTGCTCGAGCCCGCGCGCGACGGCGAGTTCATGGGCATGTTCCGTCAGCTCCAGGCCGGCCTCGCGCCGCTGGACTTCAAGACGCCGCCGTCGCCCGTCAGCGTCGGCCAGAGCTGGCAGGAAACGGCCAACGACGGCTCGCTGGGCCAGCTGCGGACCGTGATGCAGGATTCGGTCACCACCGTGCGCTACCTGCGCGACGAGACCTTCGCCGGCCGCGACTGCGCCCGCCTGGGCTTCGAAGGCAAGATCCCGCTGGACGGCGAACTCACCGCCGACCAGGGGCCCATGGCCGGCAGCCGCGCGCGGGTCAGCGGCAAGATCGAGAGCCAGGGCGACAACCTGTACGACAAGGCGCGCGGCTTCATGCTCTCGGTCGAGGGCAAGTCCAAGGTGATCATCAACCAGCGCGAGCTGGACGAGCGCGGCAAGCCCAAGGGGGCGGAGCAGAGCCTCGTGCAGAACCTCAGCTTCAAGATCAAGTACACCGGCGATTGATGGCCGCCAGCTCCAGCGAGCGCGACAGCCTGCCGCGCATGCCCTTCCTCCAGCATCTGGAGGCGCTGCGTTCGGTGCTCATCACCGCGCTGGTGGTGGTGGGCGTTGGCACGCTCGTGGCGTGGCCCTTCGCCGGGCGTCTGCTGGACTTCGTCATCCGCCTGTTGCCGGACGACATGCCCGCGCACGTCTTCGCGCCGGCCGAGGCCTTCCTCATCCGGCTCAAGGTGAGCGCGGCGGCGGGCCTCTTCGCGGGCGCCCCGATCGTGCTGTGGAAGGTCTGGTCCTTCCTCGCGCCGGCACTCTACCGCGCGGAGCGGCGGCGGGTGAGCGCGCTCTTCATCCTGTCGACGCTGCTCTTCTACGCCGGCACGGCGTTCGCCTATCTGGTGATCATCCCCATCACGATGGGCTACTTCTTTCGCCTGCTGACCGACAGCATGCAGATGACCATCGGCGTCACGCAGCTCTTCGGGGTGGTGGCCAAGCTCAGCGTGGCCTTCGGCGTGGTCTTCCAGCTGCCGCTGGTGATCTTCCTGCTCACCCTGCTGGGGCTGGTCTCGCCGCGCTGGCTGCTGGGGCAGTGGCGGGTGGCCATCGTGCTGATTCTCGTCTTCAGCGCGGTGCTCACGCCGCCGGACGTGGTCAGCCAGCTGCTGATGGCCGGGCCGCTCTTCCTGCTCTACCTGGTCAGCGCCGTCGTGGCGCTGCTCGTGGAGCGCCGGAAGCGTGAAGCGACGGACGGCGGCTCCGTTGACACCCCCGAGAACCTGTGATAATTTGCGTCCCGGCAGCCGCTTAGCCACTCACCTCGGCCCGGGACGCGCTGGAGTTCAATGAAGCCTGCCTTCCTCAAGGGCATCAAGCTGGGCAGCGCGCCGCTGCGCAGCGCCATGGACCGCGATCTGGCCCAGGTGGAGCGCCTGATCCGCGAGAGCCTGCGCTCGGACCTGCCCTTCATCGAGGGGCTGAACGAGACGGTCCTCGCGCCCCGCGGCAAGCGCCTGCGCCCGGCCCTGGTGCTGCTGGCCGCCGGGCGGCCGGGCGAGTCGTCAGGCGCCGTGCTGCTGGCCGGCGCGGTGGTGGAGATGATCCACACCGCCACGCTGCTGCACGACGACGTCGTGGACGGCAGCCTGCGGCGGCGGGGGCGTCCCACGCTGAACGCCGAGGTCGGCGACGGCGCCGCGATCCTCATGGGCGACTACGTCTACTCGCGCGCGATCACGCTGCTGGTGGAGGCCGAGCTGACCCAGGTGCTGGGACTGCTCGCCACCACGGTGCACCGCATGAGCGTGGGCGAGCTGCTGCAGCTCGACCTGCGGCGCAGCCGGCTGCTCTCCGAGGAGGCCTACCGTCACGTCATCTACGAGAAGACGGCCCGGCTGATCGAGGCCTGCTGCCAGAGCGGCGCGATCCTGTCGGGCGCGGACGCGCGGACCGTCACTGCCTTCGGCGACTTCGGGCGCAACGTGGGCATGGCCTTCCAGATCGTCGACGACGTCCTCGACTACGCCGCCGACCCCGACACCCTGGGCAAGCCCGTGGGCAGCGACATCGCCGAGGGCAAGCAGACCCTGCCGCTGCTGCTCGCCCACGCCGCGGCGCCGCCGGCGGAGCGCGCGCGGCTGGAGACGCTCCTGGCCGACACCAACGGCGGGCGCGAGGAGATCCTGAGCCTGGTGGATTCCCTGGGCGGCGCGCGGGCCGCGCTGGCCGAGGCGCGCCGCTACGGCGAGTCGGCGCGCGAGGCGCTGGGCCGTCTGCCCGCCGGCGAGGTGCGCGACGCCCTGGACGCCACCGTGGACTACGTCATCGAGCGCGAACTCTGATGAAGACAGGCACCGACAGCCACGCCCTGGCGCGGGAAGCCGCCCAGTTCGCCCTCGAGAAGAAGGCCGAGGACCTGCTCGTCCTCGACCTGCGCGGGCTGAGTCCCATCGCGGACTTCTTCGTGCTGGCCACGGGGCTGAGCGAGGCGCACGTCAAGTCCATCACCGACGGCGTGCGCGACGGCCTGCTCGAGAGCGAGCGCAAGGCCAAGCCCTGGCACATGGAGGGCTACGACACCCTGCGCTGGGTGCTGCTGGACTACGTCCACGTGGTGGTGCACGTCTTCCGCAGCGAGACGCGCGACTACTACGGCCTCGAGCGCTTCTGGGGCGACGCGCCCCGCGAGGAGATCGCCGACCCGCCCGCGCCCCCAGCGGGGAGGCCGCAGGCGTGAAGGAACGGCTGGCCGCCCTGCTGGCGGACTACTTCCGCACGCAGTTTCCCGCGCTGAACTGGGCCTTCGACGGCGGCGACCAGGGTCCGGCGGAGTTCGCCGTGCAGCCGCCGCGGGACGCCGCGCACGGCGATCTCGCGAGCAACGCCGCCATGGTGACGGCCAAGCTCTGCGGGCAGCCGCCGCGGGAGCTGGCCCTCGCGCTAGCGCGCTGGTGCGAGGAGCGTCTGCCGGGGCTGCGGGCCGAGGTGGCCGGGCCTGGCTTCCTCAACTTCCGGCTGCCCGTTGCGGCGCATCAGGACCTGGTGGCGCGCATCCTGGCGGCGGGCGCCGACTACGGGCGCAGCGAGGCCGGCGGTGGCCAGAAGGTCGACCTGGAGTTCGTCAGCGCGAATCCGACGGGTCCGCCGGTGGTGGTCAGCGCGCGGGCGGCGGCCTTCGGCTCCACGCTCGCCAACCTGCTCGCCTTCTCGGGCCACGCGGTCACGCGCGAGTACTACCTGAACGACGCCGGCTCGCAGGTGGACGCCCTGGGCGAGAGCCTGCGCGCGCGCTGGCGCGAGCTGCAGGGCGAGCCGCTGGCGCTGCCCGAGAACGGCTATCACGGGCTCTACGTCAAGGCGATGGCCGAGGCGCTGGATCCGTCCCAGGTGGCCGCCTGGGAGACGCTGCCCGCCGAGGCCCGGGGCCGGGCCTACGCCGAGCACGCGCTGGCCGGCATCGTCGAGAGCCTGCGCAGCGAGATGTCCCGCTTCCGCACGGACTTCGACGTGTGGTTCAGCGAGCGCAGCCTCCACGACGGCGGCAAGCTGGACGAGGCGCTGTCCCTCTTCGAGGCGAAGGGTCTCGTCTACGAGGCCGACGGCGCGCGCTGGTTCCGCTCCAGCGACTTCGGCGACGACAAGGACCGCGTCGTGCTGCGCAGCGACGGCCGCCCCACCTACTTCCTCGCGGACGCCGCCTACCACCTGGACAAGCTGCGGCGCGGCTACGACAAGGCGCTGAACGTGCTGGGGCCGGACCACCACGGGCACGTCGCCCGCATGCAGGCCATCGCCCAGGCCATCGGCGCGCCCGAGGGCTGGCTCGAGATCCTGCTGCTGCAGTGGGTCACGCTCGTGGAGAACGGCGAGACGGTGGCCATGAGCAAGCGCGCGGGCGAGTTCGTCACCATGGGCGATCTGGTGGACGACGTGGGCGTGGACGTCGCGCGCACCTACTTCCTCGCGCGGCGGCGGGACAGCCACCTGGAGTTCGACCTGGTGCAGGCCCGCGAGCAGAGCAGCAAGTCGCGCGTCTTCTACGCGCAGTACGCCACGGCGCGCATCGCGGGGATCCTGCGCAAGGCCGAGGAGGCGGGGCTGGACGCCGCCCCCGAGGGCGAGGACCTGGCGCGCCTGACCAGCGAGGAGGAGCTGGGCCTGATCCGGACGCTCGCCGAGTTCCCCGACCAGGTGGCCGGCGCCGCGGCGGCGCGCGAGCCGAACCGACTCTTCAACTACCTCAGCGACGTGGCCGCCGGCTTCCATCGCTTCTACCACGAGCGCCAGGTGGTGGGGGACGATGCGGCGCTGAGCCGCGCCCGGCTGGCCCTCTGCCGCGCCACGCGGCAGGTGCTGGCGAACGGGCTCGGCCTGATGGCCGTGGACGCGCCCGAGCGAATGTAGCGCGGCGCGCGGGGCGCGTCGCCGAGCCGAGGGAGACGGGATGAGCACGACCCGCCTGCTGGCCGTGGGCTCGCTGGCCTACGACGACATCGAGACGCCCGTGGCGGCCGGTCGAGGCCTCCTGGGCGGCAGCCTGTCGCACTTCAGCCTGGCCGCCGCCCTCGCGGGCGCCGCGCCGGTCCTGGTGGCCGTGGTGGGCGAGGACTTCCAGCACGAGCACCTCGAGCTGCTCGCCGCCCTGCCCGCGGACGTCAGCGGCGTGGCGCGCGCCAGCGGGAGCAGCTTCCGCTGGGGCGGCCGCTACGGCGAGGACTTCGTCGGCCGGGAGACGCTGTTCACCGAGCTGGGCGTCTTCGCCGACTTCGCCCCCGCGCTGGCGGACGAACACGCCGCCTGCGAGCTGGTCTTCCTGGCGAACATCGGGCCCTCGCTGCAGGCGCGGGTGCTGGACGCCGTCCGCTCGCCGCGGCTCACGGCCATGGACACCATGAACCTGTGGATTGACTCGGCCCTCGCGGATCTGCTGGCAGTGATCCGCCGCGTGGACCTGCTCTTCATCAACGACGAGGAGGCCCGCCAGCTCACGGGCGAGCGTTCGCTGCTGCGGGCGGGCCGCGCGCTGCTCGAGCTCGGCCCGCGCTACTGCGTGCTGAAGAAGGGCGAGCACGGCGTGCTGCTCTTCGCCGGCGACGCGGTCTATCCCTGTCCCTCCTACCCCGTGCATGCGCTGGTGGACCCCACCGGCGCCGGCGACGCCTTCGCGGGCGGGGTGATGGGCCATCTCGCGCGCGAAGGCCGCTGGGACCTGGACGCGCTGCGGCGCGCCCTCGTCACGGGCAGCGCCGTGGCCAGCTTCGCGGTGGAGGGACTCGGCACGGCGGGGCTCGCGGCCCGGCGGCCGGCCGACCTCGTCCGGCGCCGCGAAGACCTGCTGCGGCTGATGGCGCCGCCCCTCGCGGGCGGCTAGCATCCCTCGCAGGAATGTGATACGATAGGCCGCAGCCACACTCTTGCCACGACCCCTCAGCCCGGCAGCGACAACATGGCAGGCAACCCTATCAATATCAGTAACTTGGAGTCCATGGTGACGGGCCTGCGCGAAGTCGTGGGCTGCCGGATCGTCGTGGACGCGGGCGGGGAGATTTCGGACGTCTACGTCACGGCGATTTCCGACCGCGCGCCCAAGCAGATCGCCCGGGACGTGAACACCATCCTGCAGGTGAAGGGTGGCGTGGAGATCGACCACCGGAAGATCCAGGTCGCCCTCCTGGACCCCGCCGCGCACCGACCGGGCGCGACGGCCCCCGACGGGGAACTCCTGGTGGAGGCGGCGCCGGCGGAGGCGCTCGAGTCGCTGATCGTGGAGGAGGACGAGCAGCCCGCCCCCGAGCTCGAGCCCGAGCCCGACGTCCTGCTCGACGAGCCCGACGACGACGACTCGCTAGACTCCGGCGACTTCGAGGATCTGATGGCCCCGCGCGTGCTCTACGAGAAGCTCACGGTGACGCACGCCCAGGGGCGCGTCACCGCGTCGGTGGAGCTCAGCCGCGGCGACCGCGGTGCGGTGGGCGAGATGGAGGCGGCCGACACGCCCGACGGGCATCTGGCCGCCGTCATCCACGCCACGCTCGAGGCCCTGCTCATGCTCTTCGACACGGCGATGAACTTCGACACGCCCCGCTTCGACCGGCTGCGCTTCGGCCGCGAGGAGGTCCTCGTCGTGCACCTCGAGGCGGTGGAGGAGCGCGTGCTGTCCAGCTACAGCGGCTCCGCCGTGGTCCGGCAGGACCCCCGCCAGGCGGCCGTGCTCGCCACCCTGGCCGCCACGAACCGTCTCGTGGGGCGCTGGGTCCTGCGGGACGCGCTCGACTTCGACATCACCTAGTTTCCAGGCCAAACGGTCCCCAACGCCGACTCCCTTGCAGAAAGGGAACATTCGGTTGACACCCTTCCGGGTCCTGGTCAACCATGCTCTGCCGGTGCGATGACGGAGCAGCGAAGCGAAACCCTCCAGCGAAGCGAAACTCGAATCGAGCGCAACGCGAAGGAGGTACGCCATGTTCAAGCTCATCATCGATCTGTTCTTTGGCGATCTTTTACTGACCAAGACCTGGTGGTAGCCGCCGCATCGCACCGGCTTCAGCTCCGTCCGGGAGAGGGCAGTGGCCACATTTCTCAGCGGTCGTAGCCGCGCCTTCATCGCCTACTACTTCGGGGTCAGCCTGCTCGGCTACGTGGCGCTCTACTTCTGGTCCCAGGACCTGGACCCCCGGCGCTGGCTCGAGTACGCGATCTTCATCCTCCTGGTGGTCATCGCCGACCTGGTGAACGTGACGCTGCCGCACGGCGGCGCGTCGATCAGCGTCTCCACGCCGATCACCTTCGCGTCCATCGTGATCTTCGGGCCCTTTCCCGCCGCCTGGATGGAGGCGGTGAGCGCCATCGTGGTGGAGGGGCTGGTGAACCGCCGGCCGCTGGAGAAGATCTTCTTCAACGTGCCGGTGCTGGCGCTGTCCACGGGCGTGGCGGGCATGGCCTTCCAGGCGCTGCCCTACAGCGACCGGCTGACGAGCCCGCTCTTCCTGGTGCCGCTGGTGGTCTGCGGGATCGTCCACTGGCTGGTGAACACCACCCTCGTGAGCACGATCATCGGGCTGAGCGACGGCCGCAACCCGCTGCGCATCTGGCGCAGCAACTACTTCTGGAACCTGCGGCACCTGGTGGCCTTCGTGCCGCTGACGGCCATCATCATCCTCGTCTACCGCTTCACGGCGCCCTGGACGCTGGCGCTGTTCATCATCCCGCTGCTGCTCCTTCGCTACGCCTACCGCCTCTACCTGGACATGAAGGAGACGCACATCGCCACCCTGACCGCGCTCACCAGCGCGCTCGACGCCAAGGACGCCTACACCCACGGCCACTCCTACCGCGTGAGCCGCTACGCGCTGATGCTGGCGCGGGCGCTGGGCATCCCGTCCAAGCGCATGGAGCTGCTCGAGTACGCGGCCCTGCTGCACGACATCGGCAAGATCGGCGTGAGCGGCGACATCATCTCCAAGGACGGCAAGCTCACCGACGAGGAGTACCGCGCCATGAAGGCCCACCCGGCCATCGGCGCCAAGATCATCGAGCGGCTCAAGTTCCTCAACGAGTCGGCGCAGATCGTGAAGTACCACCACGAGCGGCCCGACGGCCGCGGCTATCCCGATGGCCTCAAGGGAGAGGAGATTCCCTTCGAGGCGCGCATCCTGCAGGTCTGCGACACGCTGGACGCCATGACCAGCACCCGCTCCTACCGCAAGGCCCGCTCGGTGGAGGAGGCCCTGGAGGAGTTCAAGCGCCACCGGGGCACGCAGTTCGATCCCGAGGTGGTGGACGCCCTCGTAGGCCTGCACGGCCGGGGCGAGCTGGTGCTCATCGGCGACGAGCTGCCGGTGGAGATCTACGACGCCCTCCAGGACTACTAGGCCCAACCTGCCAACAGGGCCCCGGAATCGCGGAATAGCACAATTCGTTCACTTTCCCGCGTCCTCCTGCTAGACTCTAGGCGACGACACGCCCCAGCAACCAAGGGGGTCCCCATGCGCGTCGCACACGTCCTCATCGCTACCGGTCTTCTCGCGGCCTCGGCGCCCGCCGGCGCCGACGTCATCACCTCCACCACGTCGGGCGGCTTCTGGAGCATCGGCAGCACCTGGGTGGGCGGCGTGCCCCCCGTCGCGACCGACGACGTGATCATCGCCGGCCCGGTGGCCGTCGGCGTCGCCACCGCGCCCTGCCACGCGCTCACCGTGCTGCCGGCCGGCGAGCTCACCAACGCCAA
Above is a genomic segment from Candidatus Latescibacterota bacterium containing:
- the nrdR gene encoding transcriptional repressor NrdR, translating into MKCPFCSHKEDRVVDSRSTRDDEAVRRRRECLGCGARYTTYEYVERSPVTVVKADGRRVSFDREKILHGLLRACEKRPVSRESLEQLVEDVERDVVYASLGGELTSQAIGEAVMERLAALDEVAYVRFASVYRRFADLSHFSAELNRLLDQRDQEGKR
- the tatC gene encoding twin-arginine translocase subunit TatC produces the protein MAASSSERDSLPRMPFLQHLEALRSVLITALVVVGVGTLVAWPFAGRLLDFVIRLLPDDMPAHVFAPAEAFLIRLKVSAAAGLFAGAPIVLWKVWSFLAPALYRAERRRVSALFILSTLLFYAGTAFAYLVIIPITMGYFFRLLTDSMQMTIGVTQLFGVVAKLSVAFGVVFQLPLVIFLLTLLGLVSPRWLLGQWRVAIVLILVFSAVLTPPDVVSQLLMAGPLFLLYLVSAVVALLVERRKREATDGGSVDTPENL
- a CDS encoding polyprenyl synthetase family protein: MKPAFLKGIKLGSAPLRSAMDRDLAQVERLIRESLRSDLPFIEGLNETVLAPRGKRLRPALVLLAAGRPGESSGAVLLAGAVVEMIHTATLLHDDVVDGSLRRRGRPTLNAEVGDGAAILMGDYVYSRAITLLVEAELTQVLGLLATTVHRMSVGELLQLDLRRSRLLSEEAYRHVIYEKTARLIEACCQSGAILSGADARTVTAFGDFGRNVGMAFQIVDDVLDYAADPDTLGKPVGSDIAEGKQTLPLLLAHAAAPPAERARLETLLADTNGGREEILSLVDSLGGARAALAEARRYGESAREALGRLPAGEVRDALDATVDYVIEREL
- the rsfS gene encoding ribosome silencing factor, which gives rise to MKTGTDSHALAREAAQFALEKKAEDLLVLDLRGLSPIADFFVLATGLSEAHVKSITDGVRDGLLESERKAKPWHMEGYDTLRWVLLDYVHVVVHVFRSETRDYYGLERFWGDAPREEIADPPAPPAGRPQA
- a CDS encoding arginine--tRNA ligase, with translation MKERLAALLADYFRTQFPALNWAFDGGDQGPAEFAVQPPRDAAHGDLASNAAMVTAKLCGQPPRELALALARWCEERLPGLRAEVAGPGFLNFRLPVAAHQDLVARILAAGADYGRSEAGGGQKVDLEFVSANPTGPPVVVSARAAAFGSTLANLLAFSGHAVTREYYLNDAGSQVDALGESLRARWRELQGEPLALPENGYHGLYVKAMAEALDPSQVAAWETLPAEARGRAYAEHALAGIVESLRSEMSRFRTDFDVWFSERSLHDGGKLDEALSLFEAKGLVYEADGARWFRSSDFGDDKDRVVLRSDGRPTYFLADAAYHLDKLRRGYDKALNVLGPDHHGHVARMQAIAQAIGAPEGWLEILLLQWVTLVENGETVAMSKRAGEFVTMGDLVDDVGVDVARTYFLARRRDSHLEFDLVQAREQSSKSRVFYAQYATARIAGILRKAEEAGLDAAPEGEDLARLTSEEELGLIRTLAEFPDQVAGAAAAREPNRLFNYLSDVAAGFHRFYHERQVVGDDAALSRARLALCRATRQVLANGLGLMAVDAPERM
- a CDS encoding sugar kinase → MSTTRLLAVGSLAYDDIETPVAAGRGLLGGSLSHFSLAAALAGAAPVLVAVVGEDFQHEHLELLAALPADVSGVARASGSSFRWGGRYGEDFVGRETLFTELGVFADFAPALADEHAACELVFLANIGPSLQARVLDAVRSPRLTAMDTMNLWIDSALADLLAVIRRVDLLFINDEEARQLTGERSLLRAGRALLELGPRYCVLKKGEHGVLLFAGDAVYPCPSYPVHALVDPTGAGDAFAGGVMGHLAREGRWDLDALRRALVTGSAVASFAVEGLGTAGLAARRPADLVRRREDLLRLMAPPLAGG
- a CDS encoding HD-GYP domain-containing protein, coding for MATFLSGRSRAFIAYYFGVSLLGYVALYFWSQDLDPRRWLEYAIFILLVVIADLVNVTLPHGGASISVSTPITFASIVIFGPFPAAWMEAVSAIVVEGLVNRRPLEKIFFNVPVLALSTGVAGMAFQALPYSDRLTSPLFLVPLVVCGIVHWLVNTTLVSTIIGLSDGRNPLRIWRSNYFWNLRHLVAFVPLTAIIILVYRFTAPWTLALFIIPLLLLRYAYRLYLDMKETHIATLTALTSALDAKDAYTHGHSYRVSRYALMLARALGIPSKRMELLEYAALLHDIGKIGVSGDIISKDGKLTDEEYRAMKAHPAIGAKIIERLKFLNESAQIVKYHHERPDGRGYPDGLKGEEIPFEARILQVCDTLDAMTSTRSYRKARSVEEALEEFKRHRGTQFDPEVVDALVGLHGRGELVLIGDELPVEIYDALQDY